A portion of the Candidatus Roseilinea sp. genome contains these proteins:
- the uvrC gene encoding UvrABC system protein C: MAIPEHLEATVRNLPALPGCYLFYDSRGEVIYVGKAVNLRSRVRSYFNPHTWAFNPKTARLVKEIARIEFVVRGSELEALIQEAELIKKHRPRYNIRLKDDKRYPYLKVTWQDDFPTVTVTRRIERDGARYYGPYSSAKAVYATRDALRKMFPFLNCDRVITGHDARACLYYDIKLCSGPCIGAISRAEYRANIQRLCDFLEGKSEQVIADVRARMERASSAYQFEKAAEYRDQLKALEHVVEKQRIVSSAGTDQDVIAFARDEGETCVQVLFIRGGKLLGQEYFVLDGAEGEDDQSVLDAFIKRFYDEAAYVPPEVLLPTMVEEANIIENWLKQKRGAAVKIRAPQAGADASLVELARQNAQEQLATLKAQWREDSVRQEAVLKELQEALDLPRLPVRIECYDISNTQGAAIVGSMVVFVHGVPKKSDYRRFNIRDIAGPNDFESLRQMLRRRFQRWQDAHSGKPGQGDGAHQQDGRPRVPLASPSPGPRKGDDASWALLPDLVIIDGGKGQLGVAVEVLREFDLAHIVPVASLAKQKEEIFRPGRADPILLPRNAQSFFLVQRIRDEAHRFGITGHRRQREKVGLASQLDALAGVGPARRKKLLTTFGSIEAIRAASVEELAKVVPRPVAEAIKDGLGG; encoded by the coding sequence ATGGCTATACCTGAGCATCTGGAGGCGACTGTCAGGAATCTGCCGGCGCTGCCGGGCTGCTATCTTTTCTACGACAGCCGGGGCGAGGTCATCTACGTCGGCAAGGCGGTGAACTTGCGCAGCCGCGTGCGCTCCTATTTCAACCCCCACACCTGGGCGTTCAACCCAAAGACGGCGCGGCTGGTGAAGGAAATCGCGCGCATTGAATTCGTCGTGCGCGGCAGTGAGCTGGAGGCGCTGATTCAGGAAGCCGAGCTGATCAAGAAACATCGCCCGCGCTACAACATCCGCCTGAAGGACGACAAGCGCTATCCATATCTCAAGGTGACATGGCAGGATGACTTCCCGACTGTGACGGTCACGCGGCGGATTGAACGCGACGGAGCGCGCTATTACGGGCCGTATTCCAGCGCCAAAGCGGTATATGCCACGCGCGACGCGCTGCGCAAGATGTTCCCCTTCTTGAACTGTGACCGCGTGATCACCGGTCACGACGCGCGCGCCTGCTTGTATTACGACATCAAACTGTGCAGCGGCCCATGCATCGGCGCCATCAGCCGGGCCGAATACCGCGCCAACATTCAGCGCCTGTGCGACTTCCTCGAGGGCAAGAGCGAACAAGTGATCGCCGACGTGCGCGCGCGCATGGAGCGCGCATCCAGCGCTTATCAGTTCGAGAAAGCAGCCGAATACCGTGACCAGCTCAAAGCGCTGGAGCACGTGGTCGAGAAGCAACGCATCGTCAGCAGCGCCGGCACCGATCAAGATGTGATTGCCTTTGCGCGCGATGAAGGCGAGACCTGTGTGCAGGTGCTCTTCATCCGTGGCGGCAAGCTGCTGGGCCAAGAATACTTCGTGCTCGACGGCGCGGAAGGCGAAGACGATCAAAGCGTGCTCGACGCGTTCATCAAGCGCTTCTACGATGAGGCGGCTTATGTGCCGCCGGAGGTGCTGTTGCCGACGATGGTCGAAGAGGCCAACATCATCGAAAACTGGTTGAAGCAAAAGCGCGGCGCAGCGGTGAAGATTCGCGCTCCGCAGGCCGGCGCCGACGCCAGCTTGGTGGAGCTGGCGCGGCAGAACGCCCAGGAACAGCTCGCGACGTTGAAGGCGCAATGGCGCGAGGACAGCGTGCGCCAGGAAGCAGTGTTAAAGGAGCTGCAGGAAGCGCTTGACTTGCCTCGCTTGCCGGTGCGCATCGAGTGCTATGACATCAGCAACACCCAGGGCGCGGCTATCGTCGGCAGCATGGTGGTGTTCGTGCACGGCGTGCCGAAGAAGAGCGACTATCGCCGCTTCAACATTAGGGACATCGCCGGCCCGAACGACTTCGAGAGCCTGCGGCAGATGCTGCGGCGACGGTTTCAGCGATGGCAGGACGCTCACAGCGGCAAACCAGGGCAAGGGGATGGGGCGCATCAGCAAGATGGACGGCCTCGCGTCCCCCTGGCCTCGCCGTCCCCAGGGCCGAGGAAAGGGGATGACGCGAGCTGGGCCTTGCTGCCCGACCTGGTCATCATTGACGGCGGCAAAGGGCAGCTCGGCGTCGCCGTCGAAGTGCTGCGTGAGTTTGATCTGGCTCATATTGTGCCCGTCGCATCACTGGCCAAGCAGAAGGAGGAAATCTTCCGGCCCGGCAGGGCCGACCCGATCTTGTTGCCGCGCAACGCCCAGAGCTTCTTCCTCGTGCAGCGCATCCGCGACGAGGCGCATCGCTTCGGCATCACCGGCCACCGTCGGCAGCGCGAGAAGGTCGGCCTGGCCTCGCAGCTCGACGCGCTGGCGGGCGTTGGCCCGGCGCGTCGCAAGAAGCTGCTCACGACCTTTGGCTCAATCGAGGCGATCCGAGCGGCGAGCGTGGAAGAGCTGGCCAAAGTAGTGCCCCGACCCGTGGCCGAGGCGATCAAGGACGGGCTGGGCGGTTAA
- the trpF gene encoding N-(5'-phosphoribosyl)anthranilate isomerase — MTVVKICGITNLDDALCAMDAGADLLGFVFYSKSPRAVTLDLARAIIADIQARAPQASRARYVGVFVNESPARISQVMEVAGLDYAQLSGDESPTDLAAIGRRAYKAVRGWDASSAAFIPTGATDGFLPDLLLDAHHPTHYGGTGQRADASLALSLAQRYRLLLAGGLTPDNVAEVIRTVRPWGVDVASGVEASPGKKDHAKVRAFVAAAKAACRR, encoded by the coding sequence ATGACGGTCGTCAAAATCTGCGGCATCACCAATCTGGACGACGCGCTGTGCGCCATGGATGCAGGCGCAGACCTGCTCGGCTTCGTCTTCTACTCCAAGAGTCCACGCGCAGTGACGCTCGATCTGGCGCGCGCGATCATCGCCGACATCCAGGCGCGCGCGCCCCAGGCATCGCGCGCGCGATACGTGGGCGTGTTCGTCAACGAGTCGCCGGCCCGCATATCGCAGGTGATGGAGGTCGCCGGCCTGGACTACGCGCAACTCAGCGGGGATGAATCGCCCACCGATCTTGCCGCGATTGGCCGCCGCGCGTATAAGGCCGTTCGCGGGTGGGACGCGAGTAGCGCCGCGTTTATCCCGACGGGCGCCACTGATGGCTTTCTGCCCGATCTCTTGCTCGATGCTCACCATCCCACGCACTACGGCGGCACCGGTCAGCGCGCCGATGCATCGCTGGCGCTGAGCCTGGCCCAACGCTACCGTTTGCTGCTCGCCGGCGGCCTCACGCCCGACAACGTAGCCGAGGTCATTCGTACGGTTCGACCATGGGGCGTGGACGTCGCCAGCGGCGTCGAGGCATCCCCCGGTAAGAAGGACCACGCCAAGGTGCGCGCCTTTGTCGCTGCGGCGAAGGCGGCATGTCGTCGCTGA
- a CDS encoding short-chain dehydrogenase, translating to MGMLTNKRIIVTGATMGIGQAVAVRAAEEGADVAFCGLTEQGADETIRAVEAAGQRAFFKAVDLRDLDAARQFAREAIAFLGGLDGLVNNAGANTWHGVLTSTFEDLDNCFRVNFYHAWALSQEVYPHLKAAGGGVIVNLSSINAERTLPGVFPYNVAKAMLVALTKSIALEWGKDNIRSVAIQPGLILTNLAIEYFNKFPDPAAARYRSEGVYPLKRGGRPEEIAATIVHILSGENGFLNGAPIVIDGGISALYETRLDE from the coding sequence ATGGGAATGCTAACGAACAAACGCATCATCGTCACCGGCGCGACGATGGGCATCGGACAAGCCGTCGCCGTGCGCGCGGCTGAAGAAGGCGCCGACGTAGCGTTCTGTGGGTTGACCGAGCAGGGCGCCGATGAGACGATTCGCGCCGTCGAGGCCGCCGGGCAGCGCGCCTTTTTCAAGGCGGTGGACCTGCGCGATCTGGACGCCGCGCGGCAGTTCGCCCGCGAGGCGATTGCCTTCCTCGGAGGGCTGGACGGCCTGGTCAACAACGCCGGCGCAAACACCTGGCACGGCGTACTGACTTCGACGTTCGAGGACCTGGACAACTGCTTCCGGGTTAACTTCTATCACGCCTGGGCGTTGAGTCAGGAGGTGTATCCGCATCTCAAGGCAGCCGGCGGCGGCGTCATCGTCAACCTCTCCTCGATCAACGCCGAGCGCACGCTGCCGGGCGTGTTCCCCTACAACGTCGCCAAAGCCATGCTCGTCGCGCTCACCAAGTCCATCGCGTTGGAATGGGGCAAGGACAACATCCGGTCGGTGGCCATCCAGCCCGGCCTGATCTTGACCAACCTGGCGATTGAATACTTCAACAAGTTCCCCGACCCGGCGGCGGCGCGCTATCGCAGCGAGGGTGTGTATCCGCTCAAGCGCGGCGGCCGGCCCGAGGAGATCGCCGCTACGATCGTCCACATCCTGAGCGGCGAGAACGGCTTCTTGAACGGTGCGCCGATCGTGATTGACGGCGGCATCAGCGCGCTCTACGAGACGCGCCTGGATGAGTGA
- the adh gene encoding galactitol-1-phosphate 5-dehydrogenase, whose product MKCLLYPAWDKLEIAEQPMPVLAEGEALVKVAAVGVCGSELEAFRYRNPRRTPPLVMGHEFCGEIVALHPSASNAGWRVGDRVVCNALVPCGECVRCQRGDPHLCARRQIFGMHRPGAFAEYVNVPLRVLIPWPDGMPAEHAALAEPLGNGVHMVNLVKDLRPSAVLVIGAGPIGLLAQQAFQALLGVTTYAADLSAERLAVARRVGAAQVFNPREVDVVQAVRDLTDGEGVDVVIDAVGAGVTKKQAVQAARPGGAAVWIGLHENTIAAFDTYDVTLPEKRVFGTYAARLTEIQTALELMAAGKVEVSSWLEVFPLERGVEAFRRMLAAQGNDIKAIIKP is encoded by the coding sequence ATGAAATGTCTGCTCTACCCTGCCTGGGATAAACTGGAGATCGCCGAGCAACCGATGCCGGTTCTGGCTGAGGGCGAAGCGCTGGTCAAAGTCGCTGCGGTGGGCGTGTGTGGTAGCGAGCTGGAGGCTTTTCGCTATCGCAACCCACGCCGCACACCGCCGCTCGTCATGGGGCACGAATTCTGCGGCGAAATCGTCGCGCTTCATCCGAGCGCGTCAAACGCTGGCTGGCGCGTTGGCGATCGGGTCGTCTGCAACGCGCTCGTGCCATGCGGCGAATGCGTCCGCTGCCAGCGCGGCGATCCGCATCTTTGCGCCCGGCGCCAGATCTTCGGCATGCACCGTCCAGGCGCTTTCGCCGAATACGTCAACGTGCCGCTGCGCGTGCTGATCCCGTGGCCCGACGGTATGCCGGCAGAACATGCTGCGCTTGCCGAGCCGCTGGGCAACGGCGTGCACATGGTCAATTTGGTTAAAGATCTCCGACCGAGCGCGGTGCTCGTCATCGGCGCAGGGCCGATCGGCCTGTTGGCGCAGCAGGCGTTTCAAGCGCTGCTGGGCGTCACGACGTATGCCGCCGATTTGAGCGCCGAGCGCCTGGCCGTGGCGCGTCGCGTCGGTGCGGCGCAGGTCTTCAACCCGCGCGAGGTGGATGTGGTGCAGGCGGTGCGCGACCTGACCGATGGCGAAGGCGTGGATGTGGTGATTGACGCGGTTGGCGCCGGCGTGACCAAGAAGCAGGCGGTGCAAGCCGCCCGGCCAGGCGGTGCGGCAGTGTGGATTGGCCTGCACGAGAATACAATCGCTGCATTCGATACCTATGACGTGACGCTGCCGGAGAAGCGGGTATTCGGCACCTATGCAGCCAGGCTGACGGAGATACAAACCGCGCTGGAGCTGATGGCCGCCGGAAAGGTGGAGGTGAGCAGTTGGCTGGAAGTCTTCCCGCTTGAGCGTGGCGTTGAGGCCTTTCGGCGCATGCTGGCCGCCCAAGGCAACGACATCAAGGCAATCATCAAGCCGTGA
- a CDS encoding oxidoreductase, whose protein sequence is MSFTSTQGTRVVMPAPHVITIETYDVPAPAPGQALIECEASAISAGTELAVYTGVHQWLNDPTRAWPKWPFTPGYSGVGRIIAVGDGVKRFKVGDRVVWPSRHETHAVVDVEQPDALIFPIAERVPAQVAAFAVLARFPLSALVQSDQIIGRCVAVMGLGTIGQIALRLYAAAGAYPLIGIDGVGGRRALAEQVQGVVTFAPEDPQLKDKLRASNFGQLPDIVVDATGFPNAVKTAMNIVTDGGRVVMVGSPRGIASEVDFYWDLHGRSITLIGAHGSAIGWEPRERFSYTVPRAMRLLIALLEDGRLKLDEILSHFAHAREAKAMYDGLLNDKERYHAVALHW, encoded by the coding sequence ATGTCATTCACTTCAACCCAGGGGACGCGGGTTGTGATGCCTGCGCCCCATGTGATTACCATCGAGACGTACGATGTGCCGGCGCCGGCGCCCGGTCAGGCCCTGATCGAATGCGAGGCGAGTGCCATCAGCGCCGGCACGGAGCTGGCCGTGTACACCGGCGTGCATCAGTGGCTGAACGACCCCACCCGGGCCTGGCCGAAGTGGCCCTTCACGCCCGGTTACAGCGGGGTGGGACGGATCATCGCCGTTGGCGACGGCGTGAAGCGTTTCAAGGTCGGCGACCGCGTCGTCTGGCCCAGCCGTCATGAGACGCACGCGGTTGTGGATGTCGAGCAGCCGGATGCGTTGATCTTTCCCATCGCCGAGCGTGTGCCGGCACAGGTTGCCGCCTTCGCCGTGCTGGCGCGCTTTCCGCTGTCGGCGCTCGTGCAGAGCGACCAGATCATCGGACGATGCGTCGCCGTCATGGGCCTGGGCACGATCGGCCAGATCGCGCTGCGACTCTACGCTGCTGCCGGCGCTTACCCGCTCATCGGCATAGACGGCGTCGGGGGGCGACGCGCGCTGGCAGAGCAGGTGCAAGGCGTCGTGACCTTTGCGCCCGAGGATCCCCAACTCAAGGATAAGCTGCGGGCGTCCAACTTCGGTCAGTTGCCGGATATCGTGGTGGATGCGACCGGCTTTCCGAACGCGGTGAAGACGGCGATGAACATCGTGACCGACGGCGGGCGGGTGGTGATGGTGGGGAGCCCGCGTGGCATCGCCAGCGAAGTGGACTTCTACTGGGACCTGCATGGCCGCTCGATCACGTTGATCGGCGCGCACGGCAGCGCCATCGGCTGGGAGCCACGCGAGCGATTCTCTTACACTGTGCCGCGCGCCATGCGTCTGCTGATCGCGCTGTTGGAAGATGGGCGGCTGAAGCTCGATGAGATCCTCTCACATTTTGCGCATGCGCGCGAGGCCAAGGCGATGTATGACGGTCTGCTCAACGACAAGGAGCGATATCACGCTGTCGCGTTGCACTGGTAG
- a CDS encoding xylose isomerase, whose product MNGLDLVELAAQHGMTGVEFPLSILPDHTEAGMDRFGALLRAKGMTYVLDLPVLDVEQARAWLPLAKRAGARVARCVVSSFLEGARAVYAPDWNRHMREMIAKLLAVRPLLDELDMVLAIENHQDVNSDDLLVLCQAGGPRVGVTLDVVNPLAVAEEPYEFARRLGTRIFNVHIKDYTIHPTPSGYNLARASIGEGCIDWRAMLTLLREIAPGAIWHIELAALDARHIRLYEDQWWRGYPPRDIRAMLPLFRFLARHMQPANAPWQTPWERGASADECERYERDQLERTVRYLKSELADLVAVNS is encoded by the coding sequence ATGAACGGCCTCGACCTGGTCGAGCTGGCGGCGCAGCACGGCATGACCGGCGTCGAGTTCCCACTCAGCATCCTCCCGGATCATACGGAGGCCGGCATGGATCGCTTTGGCGCGCTGTTGCGGGCGAAGGGCATGACCTATGTGCTCGATCTGCCTGTGTTGGACGTGGAGCAGGCGCGCGCCTGGTTGCCGCTCGCCAAGCGCGCCGGCGCGCGCGTTGCGCGCTGCGTGGTCAGCAGCTTTCTTGAGGGCGCGCGCGCGGTGTATGCGCCGGACTGGAACAGGCACATGCGCGAGATGATTGCGAAACTGCTCGCCGTGCGCCCGCTGCTTGATGAGTTGGACATGGTGCTGGCCATCGAGAATCATCAAGACGTCAACTCAGACGATCTGCTGGTGCTGTGCCAGGCCGGTGGGCCGCGCGTGGGTGTCACGCTCGATGTAGTGAACCCGCTGGCAGTGGCCGAGGAGCCGTACGAGTTCGCGCGCCGATTGGGCACACGCATCTTCAACGTCCACATCAAGGATTACACCATCCATCCGACCCCGAGTGGTTACAACCTGGCGCGGGCCAGCATCGGCGAAGGGTGCATCGATTGGCGCGCCATGTTGACGCTGCTGCGCGAAATCGCCCCAGGGGCGATATGGCACATCGAGTTAGCTGCTTTGGATGCGCGGCATATCCGGCTGTATGAGGATCAGTGGTGGCGGGGCTATCCGCCGCGGGATATTCGCGCTATGCTGCCGTTGTTCCGCTTTCTTGCCCGGCACATGCAACCGGCCAATGCGCCGTGGCAGACGCCATGGGAGCGCGGCGCATCGGCCGACGAATGCGAACGTTACGAACGCGACCAGCTCGAACGCACGGTGCGTTACCTCAAGTCGGAGCTTGCCGACCTGGTGGCTGTCAACTCATGA